TTCCCGTCGCCGAGGCAGCGCGCTTCACACTGGAACGCGCTCGCGCTGGCGCAGACACGATCTCGGTCACGGGAAACGTGTTGCGCGACTACCTGACCGACCTTTTTCCGATCCTCGAACTCGGCACGAGCGCAAAGATGCTCTCGATCGTCCCGTTGATGAACGGGGGAGGGCTGTTCGAGACGGGCGCCGGAGGTTCGGCACCCAAGCACGTGACGCAGTTCCTCAAAGAGAACCACCTGCGCTGGGATTCGCTGGGTGAGTTCCTCGCGCTTGCGGTGTCGCTCGAGATGCTCGCCGAGAAGACTGACAACGCCCAGGCCAAGATCCTCGGCGAGACCCTGGATCGCGCCACCGGCAGCGTGCTCGAGAACGGCCATTCGCCGTCACGCAAGGTCGGCGAGCTGGATAATCGCGGCAGCCACTTTTATCTTGCGCTCTACTGGGCGCAGGAGCTTGCTGCCCAGGCTGACGACCCAGAGCTTGCGGCCCGGTTCACGGCAGTTGCTGAACGGCTCGCTGGCGACGAGGAAGCGATCGTGGCCGAGCTCAACGGCGCGCAGGGACCGAGTGTGGAAATCGGCGGGTATTACCACCCGGACGAAGACCGAACGGTCGCCGCGATGCGTCCGAGCGAGACGTTCAACGCGGCACTCGCGGCACTCGCTGGCTGACCTCGAGCTCTACTCACAAGTAGCCCTCAGCTGAAGCTGGCTGGGCAGGCATACGAATACATTTCCGCAATTCTGTTGCGAACCTCCGGGAATGCCGTTATACCTACTAGTGATGGGGAGAGGCACAACCGCTTTGCGTGGGGATGGATTCCTCGCGCGGCGCCTCGAGCGTGCGTTTGACATGGTCCTGCGCCGGCGCGTGGGCATGCGCGACTGGGTGCTCGCGGTGACAGTCGTCTCGATCGCTCAGCTCAGCGGCGTGAACGCGATCGGCTGGGTTCCCTTTTTTGTTCTTCTTCTCGTGGCTTTAAGTGCACTCTGCTCGTGGGGATACGTGTTTCCGCGGCTGGCCCCGACCAAGGCGCTGCAGCTTGAGGCGTGGATGAACGCCGGGACTGCTCTTGCCGCGCTGTTTCTTGTGAGTGTGAGCCGGGGGCCCGAAAGCCCGTACATCTTCTTCTATGCCCTGCTGATCGTCTTCGTGGCAGCATTTGTCGAGAGCTCGCGCGCCCGAATCGCATTGTTCGCCCTGGCCTCGGTCTGTGCGCTTGCGCCGATTGCATACGACTGGGACGAGGCAGTTTCATCGGCCTTCATCCCGACGATTGTGATCGCAGTCGCGGTCTGGCTTGCGGCCGCCGCGCTGATCGCTCTGAAGCGCGTTTCGGCGGTCAACGCCGAGCTTGAGGCGCGTCGACTCGGCTTCGTGGATCCCCTCACGCGAGCGGCGAACCGGCGAGCTGCAGGTCTATATTGCGACGACTTGTCCGCCGAAGAGATCCCATTCGCTGTTGCGATCGTTCGCGTCGCAGGAATCGACGAGATCAACCGCACGCTTGGCCACTTCGTGGGCGACGAGGTGATCCGCCGGGTTGTGCTGGCGATGCGCGATGCAAGCATCGAGGTCGACCAGGTCGCCCGACTCGGCGGCGCAGAGTTTGTTGTGATCCTTCCCGGTGCTGATATTGCCGGAGCCGAACGTTGGCGGACGCGCTTCCATGAACGTCTCGAGATCTCCAACGCGATGACAGACGACGGCGCGCGCGTTTCGGGAAGCGTCGGCTGCGCCGCGAGCGCCGTCTCTGGAACGAGGCTGAACGACTTGCTCGCGGCTGCCGACGAAGACTCCGAGGCGATCGCAGAGCGCGATGTGCCCACAAGCGGAGTCCCCGCGCTGCCAGCCGAGCGTGCCGAACGACTGCGCGCCCAGATGGAATCCCAGGCGGACGCCGACCGGCGCTCCGTGCTCGCGAGTATCGATGCCCCGACTGGCGTCGCCATGTCTGCCGGCGCGGCGATTCTTGTCGGCGCGGCGGTCGCGGTTACCGGTGGGGCTTCGAGCATTCTTTTCAGCTTTGCGATCCTTGTCGTCGCGTACTTTGGAACCTTCGGTTCGCGCCGCGAGATGCTGTTTGCAACGGTTGCGATGCTCGTCTCTGGGCTTGCTGCAGTGATCGCCAACACGCCAGTTTCCAACACCGAACAGACACGAGTACTGACGATCCTTGCAACGATCGCCGTGCTCGCAGACACCGTGCAGCGCAACAGTCGAAAGCTGACAATCTCCGAACGTCGCGCGGCCGAACTCTCGCTCGTGGACCCGCTCACCGGATTGGCCAACCGCACGGCATTCGAGCGCGACCTGGCGGCGATGGTGCCGCGTAACGCCGGCACCAACCAAGCTCGCGAGCTGAAGATCGACGGACCGCCGGCGGTGGTCGCCCTGGACTTCGCAAACTTTCAGTTCGCGCGGCAGCGGCTTGGACACAGCGGGGCGGACCTGCTGCTCGTCGAGGTCGCCGAAACGCTTCGAGACTCACTCGCTGGCGTCGGCACGGTCTACCGCATCGGCGGAGATGAGTACGCAACGATCATCCGGTCGCACCACATGCAACACGTCGACGCAGTCGGCGCGCGCTGCGCCGACGCGCTCCGAGCGCTCGATGGCGACGGCCGCTACGCCGACCAGGGTGTCGGAATCGAGTTTCACGTCGGCGGCGCGATTTGGAGCGACGGCATGACTGCGGCGGACCTCGCGGCGGCCGCGATTTCCCAGCAATCGGCCGTCGTACCGGCCCCGGGATTTGAGTCTGTGGTCAGTTAGCGAGCGCGCGGGATGTTCGCGAACTTGGAGTAGTACGGGTCGACGCCGGCCTGCACGACCAGTGCGCGACCAGTGTCTTCGCTCGCGAGCACGCGTAGCGCGGCATCGGCGACTGTGCGCGGCTCGATGATCGGTACGCCAGCGCTCGTAAGTGCTTCTCGAACCCCAGTGATGATTGCGGTATCCGCGAAGCCGGGACAGATCGCGTTCACGCGGATGCCCTCGTGGGCGTGGGCCGGTCCAAGGGCACGTGCGAGCGCAACCACGGCCGCCTTGTTTGCGCCGTAGACGGGCTGCGGAGCCATCGCTGCGAGGCCGGCAAGTGAAGCTGTCGCGAGCACCGATCCTCCGCCCGACTCGATCAGGGCTGGCCTGGCGGCATGAAAGCCGTAGACAACTGCGTCGAGGTTGATCGACATCGCCCAGCGGTACGCCTCCGGGTCGAAATCGTCGCCGAGCGAGAAGGGGCTCTCGATACCGGCGTTCAGCAACACAAGATGCAGTCCGCCGAAGCGATCGGTCGTCTTGGCAATCACATCGGCGTTTGCCGCGGCGTCGGTCACGTCGAGCGGCTCGAATGCGCAGCCGAGATCCTCGGCCACGGCGTTGCCGTTCACCTCGTCGATGTCGGCGATCATCACGATCGCGTCCTGCTCGAGTAGTGCCTCCGCGAATGCCTTGCCGAGGCCATTCGCGCCACCTGTGACCAACGCGACCTTGCCGCGCAGCGCGCCGTCCTCGAGCGCTGGAGGTGTCTCGACCTCTCGTGCCTTGGAGCTCGCCGCTTCCATGCGCCAGATACTACGCGCGGCGCCCATGCCGGAGCCTGCGCCGCTGGTGGGGTAGCGTTCGCCGCGGTGATAGCGCGAGCGACAGCACTCAAGTCTCTGGAGTCCCAAGAGTTTGACGTCCTTGTGATCGGCGGCGGCGTCACCGGCGCCGGGATCGCGCTCGACGCCTCAAGTCGCGGCTACGACGTCGCGCTGATTGAGCGCGACGACTTCGCCTGCGGGACCAGCAGCCGGTCCTCGAAGATGGTCCACGGCGGCCTGCGATACCTGCAGAACTTCGACATCGCGCTCGTGCGCGAGGCGTTGATAGAGCGGCGAATTCTCTCGCGGCTCGCCCCGCACCTGGTCTGGCCCACGCCATTTCTCGTCACGGCGTTCGAGGGCGAGCGGATCGATCGAAAGATCGGCGTTGGCTTGAACATGTACGACGCGATGCAGCGTGGGCAGGCGAGCAGCAAGTCTGATCAGCAGCGCCGCGCGGACTTGGCGGGCAGTTCGCTGAAGGCATATCGGGCTGAGTTCGAGGAGGCTGAGTGGACTCCCGAGCGCCACCGGATGATCGATGGCGACGAGGTCAAGCAACGTGTCCCTGCGCTCGCCGGTCGCGACCCTAGGTCTGCCTATCTCTTCTATGACTGTCAGACCGATGACGTTCGGCTCGTACTGACGATTCTCGGCGAGGCCGAGCGTTACGGCGCCCTTCTCGCCAATGATGTCTCCGCAGAGGAAATCCTCGAGGCGGGCGCCGAAGTCGTCGGCGTCCGCGCGCGCGACGTGCAGAGCGGCTCCGAGTTCGACATTCGTGCGCGCCACGTCGTGAACGCGACTGGAGTGTGGGCAGATCAACTCAAGCCCGACGACGCCCGCGAGACCGACGTTCCGGTGATCAAGCCGAGTCGCGGCACACACCTGACCTTTTCACAGGAGGACCTTCCACTGCGCAAGACCGCCGTGGTGGTGCCCGCGGGCGAGGGCCGGATGATGTTCACGCTTCCGTGGATGGGCCGCACGCTGGTCGGCACGACTGACGTCAACTACGAGGGCGATCTGTCGCATGTCGCGCCGCCGATCGACGACGTCGAGTACATCCTCGGTGCACTCAATGACTTCTTCGGCACAGAGTTGACCCCGGCCCACATCACCGGTGCCTACGCGGGTGTACGACCGCTGATCTCGACCGGCGATCCCAAGAAGTCGGTCGACATCTCACGAACATCCGAGATGTACGAAACGCCGAGCGGGATGATCACGATGACCGGCGGAAAGCTGACAACCTGGCGCCCGATGGCCGAGCAGGTTGTTGATCGCCTGGTCGCGCGCGACCGCCGCGAGGCTCCGTCTCGTACGGAGGAGGTACCGCTCGGGCTGCCGATCGATCCGGCCGAAATGCCGGTTGCGCCAGGAATAGAGGAGGACGTAGCGACGCATCTCGCGGCTCGCTACGGATTTGCCGCAGGGCAGATCATCTCGATGGTTCGTGCCGACCCCGCTCTGGGCGAACCGATCGTCGCAGGCATGCCCGATCCGCTCGCCGAAGTTCTGATGGCAGTGCGCAACGAGCAGGCGCAATCGATCGGGGACGTTCTGCTGCGACGCACGCGTTTGGGCCTGCTGAGCGCGCGCGAACTGATCGCGGGCGGGGGAGACGTCCCGATGGCCGTCGATCACATATGCCGGGTGATGGGCGAAGAGCTCGGTTGGGATGAGGCTCGCCGGACCAACGAGTGCCAGGAGTGGGAACGCGTGGCGGTCGCCGAGGGGATCCTGCCCTAAGCGTCGTGGGACGTCCGGTTCCAGAACCGGATCGTCGGCACATCGTGTTCGAACGACAGAGCGCTCGCGGCAGCCGTCGACAGCATCAGCCGCTCTCCGCCGGTGATCGGCAGCTCAAGCCAGCGCGCCGCCAGCGAACGCAGAATGTGGCCGTGTGCGAAGACGATCGCGTCGCCGGTTCCGCCGGAGGCCTGAGCCATCAACTCCTCGACGATGCGGTCGCAGCGCGCAGCTACAACCTCGGGCGATTCGCCTCCCGGGCAGCCATCACGCCAGAGATTCCAACCTGGGTTGATCGCTTGAATCTCGAGCGAGGTCAACCCTTCGTAGTCGCCGTAGTCCCATTCGCGCAGATCCTCGCGCAGCTGCGAGCGCTCTCGCAGCCCGACGCGCGCGGAAGTCTCCGTGGCACGAATCAGCGGACTGGACAGGACCAGGTTGTAATGGTGTCCACTGACAAAGGGGATCATCGCCTCGGCTTCGCGCTCGCCCTCGGGGGTGAGCGCGATGTCTGTGTTCCCGGTGTGGCGTCCACTGAGGCTCCATTCGGTCTGGCCGTGGCGCATCAGAATCGCCTCGAACTTTGAGTACTCGCTCACGCATGCAGCTTCACAGAATCGACGGATGGCCGCGCAGGACGACCTTCCAAATGCGCTCAGTGCCTTAGAGTTGCGTGAAGGATGAATGACGAGCTGCTTGAGCGATCGCTGCGGGAACATCTCGGGCTCGTGCCGAGGCCGCGCTGGCACCCGTATCTGATGGGAATCGTCAATGCCACCCCCGACTCCTTTTCCGATGCGCCCGGCAAGAAGTCGCTAGAAGACTGTGTCGAACTCGCTCGCAAGTTGATCGCGGATGGCGCCGACATCATCGACGTCGGCGGTGAATCGGGCGTGACGAACAAGCCGGCCGTGGATGCCGTCGAGGAGATCGCCCGCGTCGCGCCAGTGATCGAAGCCATCTCGGCGTTGCCCGGGTCCGTCGTGAGCGTTGACACCTACAAGCCAGCCGTGGCGCGAGCAGCGATTGCCGCGGGTGCGCGGATCGTCAACGACGTCAGTGGCCTGGCCGACGACGACCTTGCGGCCGCCGCCGCTGAGGGCGACGCCGCGATTGTTCTGATGCACACACGCGCGAAGCCGAAAGAAAAGCGGTTTCCGGACTACGACGACGTCGTTGCCGACATCAACGAATTCCTCGCCGATGCAATTTCCCGTGCGGTCGCGCAGGGTGTCCCGGTCGATCGCGTGATCGTCGATCCCGGGCCTGACTTTGCGAAAACGCCCGCGCAGACCATTGCCTCGTTGCGCGCGCTGGAGACCTTGGCTGAACTCGGTCGCCCAATCCTGCTGGCCGCTGGGCGCAAAGATTTCATCGGCGCTCTGACCGATCGCGGACCGCGCGAGCGCGAGGCCGGTACGCTCGCCGCTCTCGCCGCTGGCGTCGATCACGGAATCGCCGTCGCGCGCCTTCACGACGTGGCTGCCGCTACCGACTTTCTGACCGTCCGCGCCGCGCTCAGCGGAGAATTGGCCGTCGACGATGACCTCGCGCTCGACGAGAGCAAACGCAGGGTGGAACTGGTCGCAGAGGCGTGATCGCTGCAGTCGTTTAGGATTCCGCCCCAATGAGCGCCGTTCTCGACATTGACAACTTGCTTGAAAGCCCACTGGCCGACCTGCACGCCCTTGCCGGCGAGCTCGACATCGAGGGCTATCGGCTCCTGACAAAGCCTGACCTCACGGTCGCGATCCTTGAGACGCGCGGTGCGATCGGCGACGAAATCCGTCCCGTGGTCGAGGCCAAGTCGCATGAACTTGCTGTGATCAAAGCTGAGCGCGAGCGCGAGCTCGCAGCCAAGGAAGAAGCCGAAGATGCCGCCCGCGACGCGGCTGAAGCCGAGCGCGCCGAGAAGTCACGCAACGCGAGTGGCGATCGCGGCGAGCGCGGCGGCCGTAACCGTCGCGGCGGTCGTGTGGTTGAGCGCTCACGCCAGGCTCAGGGCGAGGGCCGCACGCCGCGCGAACGCGGCGGTCAGAAGTACGAGAAGGCCGCGCCAGAGAAGTCCGGCACAAAGGTCGCTGCCAAGCCACGCGAGAACGAGCCGACCACGCCGCTCAGCGGAGTATTTGAACCCGGTTCGGGCGGTGGCGGAAGGCTGCGCACTGACCTCACCCGTCGCGTCCGCGGCGATGCCGACGTGCCGCGCGGAGAAGTCCGCCGCTGGAACCTGCAGCGCGGTGACCTTCTGGTCGGCCAGGTCAAAAAGGCTCGCCGCGGTCGCACAGATTTTGTGGTCGCATCGCTTGAAAGCGTCAATGGACTCGATCAGGCAGCTCGAAAGCAGCCGGGTCAGCCCTTCGACAAGCGCGAGGCGGCACCAATCGCCGGTCAGTACGCGAAGCGGACCTTCAAGCACGCACCCGTCGGTGCGGGCTCACGTCTTGTCGTGACCGGCCCGACTCGCGCCGCGGCTTCGGACATGCTCAAGAAGCTCGCAGAGGAACTGGCGGGCGGCGGAGTGGTCACGACGCTGGTGATCGTCTCAGCGAGGCCCGAGCAGACCGAAACGATCACCGGCGCTGAAGTCATCGCGGGAGATGCCACAAAGGCTCCCGAGGATGTGCTGCCCGCACTCGAGCTCGCGCTTGAGCGCGACAAGCGCCTCGCCGAGTCGGGCCGCGAGACCGCGCTCCTGGTCGACGGCCTCGACCTGCTCCCGCAGGAGAAGTCATCGGAGATCTTCAACTCCGCGCGCAACCTCGCGCAAGGCGGTTCGCTCACCGTCGCCGCAGCCGGCGGAGCGGGATCACCGCTCGAAGCGCTCGCGACCTCGATCGGCGTAGTATCCGGCGGCCGCAAGCTCAAGCTGGATAAGAAATCCAGCTGGACTTCGCGCTAGCCCTCCGCCTCTCGCGCGTCCACTCCAACTTCGCTGGCCATCCCCCGGCTGGATCTGCTGCGCACAATGGTGCGCAGTGGGTTGCCTCTTGAGCAAGCCGTTTTTCGCCGCGATTCCGTATTGCACACCCAAGGTGCGCAATTGTGTGGGGGTAGGGCTTACTGGTGGTACGCGACCTGGCGCCATGAGGGGCCGGTTGCGAGGATGATTGGCTCGTAGTCGCGGTCGGGCTGCGCGTAGAGGAACTCTGCGCTGTCCTCGTCGAAGATGATGTCGAGTTCGCCCTCGATCACGCGCTGGTCGAGCCACGCGCCGCGGAAGACCAGGCGGCGCAGCCAGTGCACCAGCGAGCCCTCGTCGTTGCCGCTCAGCTCACACCAGCATTCGTTGATGTGCAGTCCAAGGGCAGAGATTGCGTCATCGACCTCGCCGTTCACGACAAGATTTACGAGGTCTTCGGATTCCTCGAAGGCGAGACGGCGCTCGATGAAGCCGAGCTTCATCGCGGCCTGTTCAACGCGTTCGCAGAAGTCGCGTTCATTGAAGGTGAAGCGGAGCTCTCCGTACTCAAGGACATAGTCCGAGCCGGAGTCGTAGTTTTGTCGGCGGTAGGGATCCATCATCGGGAGCGATTGAAGGGGCGCAAGGTGCGTCCCGACGTCGGGAGATTACGGCTGAATCCTTCTCGCCCACCAACGGTGCAAATGACCTTGCACTCGCGCAGAAGGGCGAAAAGCCAAGATCACCCATTTGAGGGAGTGAAGAAATACCGGTCATTCCCTTAACCAGTCATGGGAATTATCGCCGAGCAGTGGCTGATCAACGAGCGCGTGCACCTGTCCGTGCAGCGCGCAACCGGAGTCCGCAGATTGACGGGGCAGATCGGTAGAGCCGAGCTTGGCGACGCCGCCGCTTTGCGTCTGACGCGCTGCCGTTCAGTTCACGGGATCGGAATGCGCATCGACCTCGACGTCGCCTTCGTCAGCGCAGACGCCGTGATCACTTCGGTGCACCGGCTCGCACCCGGGCGGCTCGCCGCTGACCGCCGAGCCGTGGAGGCTTTCGAGCTACGTGCAGGCGAACTCTCCCGACTCGGCGCCGTTCCCGGAGCCCAACTCATACAACTGACCAAAGGATCGAAATGAACAGCACCGCAGCACTCTCAACAGCCAGCGGTCCGCCGCGACTACTGGTGATCGACGATGATGACGCCGTGCGCCTCAGGCTCGTCGAGGCGTTCACGCTCGACGGGTATCTCGCGGATGGTGCCGAAAACCTCGAGACGGCCAGGCAGCACTTGAGGTCCGGCGAATGCAGTCTCGTCCTGCTCGACGTCAATCTCCCAGACGGAGCGGGCTATGAACTGCTGCGTGAGTTGCGTTCGGGCAAACTGCGTCCGGCCGAGCGTTCGCTTGCCCAGCTGCCGGTCGTGATGGTCAGCGGCCGGGCGGCAGAGTTCGATCGCATCCGCGGGTTCGAGTTCGGCTGCGACGACTACGTGACCAAGCCGTACTCCTTCGGCGAACTGCGTGGCCGCGTTGCGGCAGTGCTCCGGCGCGGCGCGCCGTCGGCCGGCGAGGATCCACTGGACCTTGGCGAGCTGCAGATCGATCCGCGCTCGCGCGAAGTGATGCTCGCCGGGCGTCGCATCGTTCTGACGAGCAAGGAGTACTCGCTGCTCCTCACGCTGGCCGGCGAGCCCGAGCGTGTCTTCGAGCGCGAGCGGCTGCTGCGGAGCATCTGGGGATACTCCGGCGCTGGTTCGACGCGCACGCTCGATGCACACGCATGCCGGCTGAGGGCGAAGCTCAGCGGAGGGGATCGAAACTACGTCTGCAACACGTGGGGCGTCGGCTATCGCTTGTTCTCGCCTGAGTCCGAAGCGGGGACCTGATGTTCACCTTACTGATGGTCTGCTGGTTGGTCGGCTCGATGCTGATGCTGAGCTTGGTTGCGCTGGCGCGCAGACGACGTGGCGCGCTCGCGCGGGAATTGCACGAACTGCGTGGAGCGCTCACCGCCGCCAGGCTTGCAATCGACCTGATGCCGGTGCTGAACCTCGACCGGCCCGGCGTGTGCCAGGCCGCGTCGGACGAACTCGAGCGCTCCTACGGCACGCTCGGGGACTTCGAACGCCTGCTCCATTCACGCCTTGTCGCGCCGACGCTGTCGCGGTCTCAGATCGCGAACGCGGCATCTACCCGGCGCGCTCGTCGCTCGCGCATAGATGCGCGTGTCGAGCTCGAACGGCTCGCGCTGATCTGGGGCGAGGCCGCTCGTCGCAGCGGCCGCGAGTTCGACTTCGAATGGGAGGGACCCGAAGAGGGGGTCTACGCCAATGGTCCACAGCGTTCTTTCGTCGAAGTCGTCGCCAATCTGATGGCGAATGCGATCCGGCACGGGGAAGGCCGGATCGAGCTTCGAGTTCGAGTGCGAAGCAACTCGCTGCGAATCGAGGTCTCGGACGAGGGCCCCGGGTTGCCCGGACCACTGGCGGGTGTCGCGCGTCGCTCTTCAGCAGGGCCTCACGGCCATGGGCTTGCGATCGCGCGGGAGTCCGCGAGGCGTCTCGGTGGGACCCTCGCAAGCGCGCCATCGGTAGGCGGCGCCAAGGTCATCTTCACCGTGCCGGCGCTGCATGACCAGTCCGAGGCGGCGGACCCACTCGGCCTCGAACTGTTCGATCGCGGATCGGTCACAGAGTGAGTCGCGCTGCTCGCTTCGCAGTGGCGGCCCTGGTCTGCGCGCTGCTCGCCGGGTGGTTGACGCTTGAATACACCGGTCGCGCCGTTCAACAGAGCGGTCCAATGCGGTCGGTACTCGTTGCAGCAGCGCCATTGGAGCGTGGCGCCGAGCTGGGAGAAGGCGCGCAGCTGGTTCTCCGCGCAGTCCCGGACCGGTTCGCACCACCGGATGCGGTGAGCGATCCCGCCGATGCGCTGGGGGAGCGGCTGGAGACGGCGATTCCGGCTGGCGCATTCGTGACGCGTTCGATCCTCGGCGGGGCGGCCGAATCGACCGGTCGTTTCAAGCTGCGCCGGACGGAGCGCGCGATAACCGTGGAGGCAGTCATTTCGCCGGGCGGGGAGACGCTCTCGGCTGGCGATCGGGTCGATCTGCTGGCCAGTGGATTCGGCGGCGATCAGAGCACTGTGTCACTGATTTCCGGGGCTGAAGTGCTCGACGTCGCCGAGGGTTCGGCCGAGGGCCGCGCTCGGCCGACGCTGAGGCTTGCCAGCGACCAGGTGGTTGCGGTAGTTCGCGCTGATGTGTTTGCACGCGAACTGCGTGCCGTCTTGCGCCCGTAACGAAGGTTGATGCTGGATTTCATCGTCCAGCCGTCGGCTAAAAGGCTTCGGAATGGGTGACCGGTACGCGACCACGAGCGCTCTCGCGCTCGCAGCGGCGCTTCTACTCGTGCTCGCGTTGTGCGCGACCCAGGCGGCTGCCGAGGCGAAGAAGCTGCCGAAGATCACCAAAGTCACGCCGAAAGCGAGCGCGGAAGCAAGCGACGCTGCGCGCGATCACCAAATACGGCGCCGCAAAAGAGTGGACGGCCACCTCGATTTCACCGACGATCGGCGAAGGCGCCGACCCGCACGTGGCCACCGACGGGTACGACGAGTTTGTACCGAGCATCTACCCGGTCAGCCCATCTGCCAGACGGGCCGCGACTGGAACCCGTTCCCTACCGAGTAGAAAAAGACTTTCCCGAGAGGGGGTAAACAATTCCCGCTGAACCCTTAACAGTATGTGGGTTCAATCTCTCATCAGGACTCAGAGCTCGATCGATTCGCAGGTGAGCTGCGCGATCGAGCGATCGCCGACGCCCGGTCGCGCAGGATTGCGATGCGGGGCGACGGCGATTCAGTACGCGCCCATGTTCAAGGACTTGTCGATCGCGAGGCTCCGGCATTGTCGGCGCGGCTGCGCCAGGAACTTGTCGATCGTGTTGTAACTGCCTCAATCGGATATGGCCCGCTCGAGGAACTGCTCGCGGACAGCTCTATCGACGAGATCATGGTCAACGGCCATCAACGTGTCTGGGTCGAGCGCGGAGGAGTGGTCGAGCCGACCGACGTCAGGTTTGAGTCGGCAGTCGAGCTCGAGGATCTGATCGAGCGGATGATCGCTCCGCTCGGAAGGCGGGTGGATGAAGCGTCACCGATCTGCGATGCCCGGCTTCCCGACGGCTCGCGCGTCAATGTCGTGATCCCGCCGCTGGCGTTGGGCGGGCCGGCGCTCACGATCCGCCGCTTCCGTCATTCACACTTTGGCCCGGAGGCGCTGGTTGAAAACGGAACGCTCTCACGCCGCGCCCACGATTTCCTCGCGCTCGGCGTCGAACGGCGGCTTTCGCTGCTGGTGAGCGGCGGCACCGGATCGGGAAAGACGACGACCCTGAACGCGCTCTCTGCATTCGTGCCCGAGAGCGAACGAATCGTGACGATCGAGGACGCTGCTGAACTGCGGCTTCGCCAGGGCCATGTAGTTCGGCTGGAGGCGCGGCCGGCAAACCTCGAGGGGCGCGGCGAGGTGACGATCCGTGCACTCGTGCGCACGGCATTGCGAATGAGGCCCGATCGCATCGTCGTCGGTGAGGTGCGCGGGGGAGAGGCGCTCGACATGCTTTCGGCGATGACCACCGGCCACGACGGTTCGCTCACCACGGTGCACGCGAACTCTCCAGCCGGGGCGCTCGATCGTGTGCAGACTCTGGCGTTGATGGCCGGTGTGGATGTCCCGCACGAGGCAGTTCGGCGGATGGCTGCCTCGGCGATAGACCTCGTGGTTCATCAGGCACGGGTCGCCGGGGGCCGCCGGCGCGTGGCGGCAATCTCGGAGGTCGCGCTCGGGGAAGGCGGCGAGCTGGATGTTCATCCGCTGATGGCGATTGACCGCGCAGGCGAAGAAGTCTGGAGTGAGCCGCGCGCGTCGCGAGTCGCAGAAGTTGTCGAGGCGCTCGTGTGTTGAGCCTGCGAATTGCCGCCGTCGTTTTCGCGGCTCTTGCGGCTGCCTGCGCGTGTTACGGCCTCGCCGCCCTACATCCTCGACGAGGCGGTTTCTCCCATCTGGGCAGTCGCGCTCAACGCTTCCAACTGATCCTGCGCCTGCTTTTCGACGAAGGCCGGATCGATGATTCGTTCGGAGGAAAGACGCAGTTCGCTGCGTCGATGGCGGTCGGCGCGATCGCAGGCTTTGTGGCTCTGGGGTTGATCGGTATTCCGTTTGG
This is a stretch of genomic DNA from Solirubrobacterales bacterium. It encodes these proteins:
- the folP gene encoding dihydropteroate synthase, which translates into the protein MNDELLERSLREHLGLVPRPRWHPYLMGIVNATPDSFSDAPGKKSLEDCVELARKLIADGADIIDVGGESGVTNKPAVDAVEEIARVAPVIEAISALPGSVVSVDTYKPAVARAAIAAGARIVNDVSGLADDDLAAAAAEGDAAIVLMHTRAKPKEKRFPDYDDVVADINEFLADAISRAVAQGVPVDRVIVDPGPDFAKTPAQTIASLRALETLAELGRPILLAAGRKDFIGALTDRGPREREAGTLAALAAGVDHGIAVARLHDVAAATDFLTVRAALSGELAVDDDLALDESKRRVELVAEA
- a CDS encoding DUF192 domain-containing protein; translation: MGIIAEQWLINERVHLSVQRATGVRRLTGQIGRAELGDAAALRLTRCRSVHGIGMRIDLDVAFVSADAVITSVHRLAPGRLAADRRAVEAFELRAGELSRLGAVPGAQLIQLTKGSK
- a CDS encoding diguanylate cyclase → MGRGTTALRGDGFLARRLERAFDMVLRRRVGMRDWVLAVTVVSIAQLSGVNAIGWVPFFVLLLVALSALCSWGYVFPRLAPTKALQLEAWMNAGTALAALFLVSVSRGPESPYIFFYALLIVFVAAFVESSRARIALFALASVCALAPIAYDWDEAVSSAFIPTIVIAVAVWLAAAALIALKRVSAVNAELEARRLGFVDPLTRAANRRAAGLYCDDLSAEEIPFAVAIVRVAGIDEINRTLGHFVGDEVIRRVVLAMRDASIEVDQVARLGGAEFVVILPGADIAGAERWRTRFHERLEISNAMTDDGARVSGSVGCAASAVSGTRLNDLLAAADEDSEAIAERDVPTSGVPALPAERAERLRAQMESQADADRRSVLASIDAPTGVAMSAGAAILVGAAVAVTGGASSILFSFAILVVAYFGTFGSRREMLFATVAMLVSGLAAVIANTPVSNTEQTRVLTILATIAVLADTVQRNSRKLTISERRAAELSLVDPLTGLANRTAFERDLAAMVPRNAGTNQARELKIDGPPAVVALDFANFQFARQRLGHSGADLLLVEVAETLRDSLAGVGTVYRIGGDEYATIIRSHHMQHVDAVGARCADALRALDGDGRYADQGVGIEFHVGGAIWSDGMTAADLAAAAISQQSAVVPAPGFESVVS
- a CDS encoding glycerol-3-phosphate dehydrogenase/oxidase yields the protein MIARATALKSLESQEFDVLVIGGGVTGAGIALDASSRGYDVALIERDDFACGTSSRSSKMVHGGLRYLQNFDIALVREALIERRILSRLAPHLVWPTPFLVTAFEGERIDRKIGVGLNMYDAMQRGQASSKSDQQRRADLAGSSLKAYRAEFEEAEWTPERHRMIDGDEVKQRVPALAGRDPRSAYLFYDCQTDDVRLVLTILGEAERYGALLANDVSAEEILEAGAEVVGVRARDVQSGSEFDIRARHVVNATGVWADQLKPDDARETDVPVIKPSRGTHLTFSQEDLPLRKTAVVVPAGEGRMMFTLPWMGRTLVGTTDVNYEGDLSHVAPPIDDVEYILGALNDFFGTELTPAHITGAYAGVRPLISTGDPKKSVDISRTSEMYETPSGMITMTGGKLTTWRPMAEQVVDRLVARDRREAPSRTEEVPLGLPIDPAEMPVAPGIEEDVATHLAARYGFAAGQIISMVRADPALGEPIVAGMPDPLAEVLMAVRNEQAQSIGDVLLRRTRLGLLSARELIAGGGDVPMAVDHICRVMGEELGWDEARRTNECQEWERVAVAEGILP
- a CDS encoding SDR family NAD(P)-dependent oxidoreductase, translating into MEAASSKAREVETPPALEDGALRGKVALVTGGANGLGKAFAEALLEQDAIVMIADIDEVNGNAVAEDLGCAFEPLDVTDAAANADVIAKTTDRFGGLHLVLLNAGIESPFSLGDDFDPEAYRWAMSINLDAVVYGFHAARPALIESGGGSVLATASLAGLAAMAPQPVYGANKAAVVALARALGPAHAHEGIRVNAICPGFADTAIITGVREALTSAGVPIIEPRTVADAALRVLASEDTGRALVVQAGVDPYYSKFANIPRAR
- a CDS encoding histidine phosphatase family protein; its protein translation is MRHGQTEWSLSGRHTGNTDIALTPEGEREAEAMIPFVSGHHYNLVLSSPLIRATETSARVGLRERSQLREDLREWDYGDYEGLTSLEIQAINPGWNLWRDGCPGGESPEVVAARCDRIVEELMAQASGGTGDAIVFAHGHILRSLAARWLELPITGGERLMLSTAAASALSFEHDVPTIRFWNRTSHDA